In Tolypothrix sp. NIES-4075, the following proteins share a genomic window:
- the menD gene encoding 2-succinyl-5-enolpyruvyl-6-hydroxy-3-cyclohexene-1-carboxylic-acid synthase — MPIAFNNTNQLWAFILVETLLRLGLTCAVICPGSRSTPLALAFAKASYNYNIEAISILDERSAAFFALGVAKATKRPVVLICSSGTAGANFYPAVIEARESRVPLLILTADRPQELRDCHSGQTIDQLKLYGNYPNWQTELALPSSDMQMLAYLRQTVIHAWEKSLYPVPGSVHLNIPFRDPLAPIPDANVETRNFASLQFDPEEFFSAITTFSPTPLQTQVIASLLPIPQEWLQSQRGIIIAGVAQVQQPKEYCSAIAQLSQTLKFPVLAEGLSPVRNYVDLNPYLISTYDLILRNQHQSMQLAPEIVIQIGELPTSKQLRTWLNTTQPKRWIIDPSDQNLDPLHGKTIHLRVSIEQLAQGVGEMGGQGDRGTGGQGDKGTRRQGEQKRISPPLLVSPSPCLLVSPSPYLQLWCDAEAQVRSNVDQTMATMNELVESKAAWLLSQMLPPGTPLFIANSMPVRDVEFFWKPNNLGVRSHFNRGANGIDGTLSTALGIAHRRQSSVMLTGDLSLLHDTNGFLIRNKFVGHLTIVLINNNGGGIFEMLPIAQFDLPFEEFFATPQDIDFAQLCATYGVEHELITSWDKLQQNLNPLPSKGIRVLELRTNRKADAKWRQENLPNFATVVSAEALKEKR, encoded by the coding sequence ATGCCGATCGCCTTTAACAATACTAATCAACTTTGGGCTTTTATCTTGGTGGAAACGCTCTTGCGCTTAGGATTGACTTGTGCGGTAATTTGTCCGGGTTCGCGTTCCACACCTTTAGCACTCGCCTTTGCCAAAGCTTCATATAATTATAATATTGAAGCGATTTCTATTCTCGATGAACGTTCTGCCGCTTTTTTCGCTTTGGGAGTAGCTAAAGCAACCAAACGTCCTGTAGTATTGATTTGCAGTTCGGGAACCGCAGGAGCAAACTTTTACCCAGCAGTCATCGAAGCTAGAGAAAGTCGCGTCCCTTTGTTGATATTAACTGCTGATAGACCGCAAGAATTGCGAGATTGCCACTCTGGACAAACCATAGACCAATTGAAGCTATATGGAAATTACCCAAATTGGCAAACAGAGTTAGCTTTACCTTCATCAGATATGCAAATGTTAGCTTATCTGCGACAAACGGTAATTCATGCATGGGAAAAGTCGCTCTATCCTGTCCCAGGTTCAGTACATCTAAATATACCGTTTCGCGACCCCCTCGCACCAATTCCCGATGCAAATGTAGAGACGCGAAATTTCGCGTCTCTACAATTTGATCCAGAAGAATTCTTTTCTGCAATAACAACTTTTTCCCCCACTCCCCTACAGACACAGGTTATCGCGTCTCTACTCCCCATTCCCCAAGAATGGTTACAATCTCAACGAGGGATAATAATTGCTGGTGTTGCTCAAGTGCAGCAGCCAAAAGAATATTGTAGTGCGATCGCGCAACTTTCCCAAACCTTAAAATTCCCGGTTCTTGCAGAGGGACTCTCACCTGTCAGAAATTATGTTGACCTCAACCCCTATTTGATATCTACCTATGATTTAATTTTGCGGAATCAACATCAATCGATGCAACTAGCACCAGAAATAGTAATTCAAATCGGGGAACTTCCCACCAGTAAACAACTACGTACCTGGCTAAATACTACACAACCCAAACGCTGGATAATTGACCCAAGCGACCAAAACCTTGACCCCCTCCACGGAAAGACAATCCACCTACGAGTATCGATTGAACAGCTAGCGCAGGGAGTGGGGGAGATGGGGGGACAAGGGGACAGGGGGACAGGGGGACAGGGGGACAAGGGGACAAGGAGACAGGGGGAACAAAAAAGAATTTCTCCCCCTCTCCTTGTCTCCCCCTCTCCTTGTCTCCTTGTCTCCCCATCTCCCTATCTTCAACTTTGGTGTGATGCGGAAGCGCAAGTTAGGTCAAATGTTGACCAAACTATGGCGACAATGAATGAGTTAGTCGAAAGCAAAGCTGCTTGGTTGCTTTCACAAATGCTACCACCAGGAACGCCGCTATTTATCGCCAACAGTATGCCGGTTCGTGATGTAGAATTTTTCTGGAAGCCGAATAATTTAGGAGTGCGATCGCATTTTAATCGAGGTGCGAATGGTATAGATGGTACATTATCCACTGCTTTAGGAATCGCCCATCGTCGTCAAAGTAGTGTTATGTTAACGGGAGATTTATCTTTATTGCACGATACCAATGGCTTTTTAATTAGAAATAAGTTTGTTGGACATCTCACCATCGTGTTAATTAATAACAATGGCGGTGGGATTTTTGAAATGTTACCCATCGCTCAATTTGACTTGCCATTTGAAGAATTTTTTGCCACTCCGCAAGATATTGATTTTGCTCAATTGTGCGCTACTTATGGAGTAGAGCATGAATTGATTACTTCTTGGGATAAGTTGCAACAAAACTTAAACCCGCTACCAAGTAAGGGAATTCGGGTTTTGGAATTGCGAACAAATCGGAAAGCAGATGCGAAGTGGCGCCAGGAAAATTTACCTAACTTTGCGACCGTAGTAAGCGCTGAAGCGCTTAAGGAAAAGCGCTAA
- a CDS encoding NACHT domain-containing protein, with protein sequence MTTNQEPYNRSINIGSGNYNESIQGDYIQGDFIQGSVIYINKSLFQISDFLGRRTSDVAKPATQEEYKQRKVLLNKVKNYWIEGVLEKSLHTRVMIELSLEEQLDAVEHLGIDELPDKSGQALPTGVGVTDVFNQMGEGRTLLILGEPGAGKTTTLLTLTKHLITRTEQNLSRPIPVVFNLSSWANKRQNIADWLVQELNRQYKVSKSLAKTWIKEQQLLLTLDGLDEVKSEYREACVQALNEFMQKHGQTEIVVCSRIQDYNALSTRLQLQGAICVQSLTDEQIKQYLNSAGNQLEALRTLLEKDTALQELAKSPLTLSVMTLAYEGKLVEDLPQTNSIEEQRRHLFNTYIETMFSRKQAKQKYPKEQAMRWLIWLAKRLSQTSQTMFLIEGLQPTWFQTKTQKILYRIGSFLIGGLLGGLIGALIGLLAQSKSVQLSLLIGLPIGGLSLLPQMTEIKTVETLRWSWQEARKFLINGLLNGLPLAVIVGLVLRLFKSDLDVQRLVLIYWLIDALILGLLGGLRGPEIERKTSPNQGIWNSGRNALIIGLIGGLIGALIGQLSGKPNWLLLGLDFGLISGLIFGGGKACIQHFTLRFILNSKGYIPSNYAHFLDYGTERIFLQKVGGGYIFVHRMLLEHFAQIASVPVQSTIAPNLQFIDRNNIPVEPDLTNVGNSASQPPTPVQNHLVCINCGNNNPSNFKFCSKCGTPLIKPSI encoded by the coding sequence ATGACAACAAATCAAGAGCCTTATAACCGCAGTATTAATATAGGAAGCGGCAATTATAATGAGTCAATTCAGGGTGATTATATCCAAGGTGACTTCATTCAGGGAAGCGTCATTTATATAAATAAAAGTCTTTTTCAGATATCTGATTTCCTAGGTCGTCGGACATCTGATGTAGCAAAACCCGCTACTCAGGAGGAGTATAAACAACGTAAGGTTTTGCTCAATAAAGTTAAAAACTATTGGATTGAAGGTGTGTTAGAAAAGTCATTGCATACCAGAGTGATGATTGAATTAAGTCTGGAAGAGCAATTAGACGCAGTAGAACATCTTGGTATTGACGAGTTACCTGATAAATCTGGACAAGCACTACCCACGGGAGTTGGGGTAACAGATGTCTTCAATCAAATGGGAGAGGGACGAACTCTTTTGATATTAGGAGAACCGGGAGCGGGTAAAACCACAACCCTCCTGACACTGACAAAGCATTTGATAACTCGTACTGAACAAAACTTAAGCCGACCGATTCCAGTCGTATTTAATTTATCCTCTTGGGCAAATAAGCGGCAAAATATTGCTGATTGGCTTGTTCAAGAATTGAATAGGCAATATAAAGTTTCCAAATCCCTAGCTAAAACTTGGATTAAAGAGCAACAACTGCTACTAACGCTGGATGGTCTGGATGAGGTGAAATCTGAGTATCGGGAAGCCTGTGTTCAAGCCTTGAATGAATTCATGCAAAAGCATGGGCAAACCGAGATTGTTGTGTGTAGCCGCATCCAAGATTATAATGCTCTCTCTACTCGTCTGCAACTACAAGGTGCTATCTGCGTCCAATCATTGACCGATGAGCAGATTAAGCAATATCTAAACAGTGCTGGCAATCAATTAGAAGCTTTGAGAACACTACTTGAAAAAGATACTGCACTGCAAGAGTTAGCCAAATCTCCCCTGACTCTCAGCGTCATGACTTTGGCATATGAAGGCAAATTAGTTGAAGACTTACCTCAAACAAACTCGATAGAAGAACAGCGTCGGCATCTGTTTAATACTTATATTGAAACGATGTTTAGCCGCAAGCAAGCTAAACAGAAATACCCGAAAGAACAAGCAATGCGCTGGCTAATTTGGCTAGCAAAGCGTTTGTCTCAAACTTCTCAGACGATGTTTTTAATTGAAGGATTGCAGCCTACTTGGTTCCAGACTAAGACTCAAAAAATACTTTATAGGATTGGAAGTTTTCTGATTGGGGGGCTACTTGGGGGACTGATTGGTGCGTTAATCGGATTGCTAGCTCAAAGCAAGTCTGTTCAACTTAGTTTGCTAATTGGTCTACCTATTGGTGGGCTGAGTTTATTACCGCAGATGACAGAAATCAAAACAGTTGAAACCCTGAGATGGTCTTGGCAAGAAGCAAGGAAGTTTCTAATTAATGGACTGCTAAATGGACTGCCTTTAGCGGTGATTGTGGGACTGGTTCTTCGGTTGTTTAAATCAGACCTGGATGTGCAGAGATTGGTGCTGATTTATTGGCTAATTGATGCACTGATTTTGGGGTTGCTTGGTGGGCTGAGAGGTCCAGAAATAGAGAGAAAAACAAGTCCCAATCAGGGCATTTGGAACTCAGGCAGGAATGCTCTGATTATTGGATTAATTGGTGGATTAATCGGCGCCTTGATCGGACAATTAAGCGGTAAACCAAATTGGTTACTTTTGGGGTTAGACTTTGGGCTGATTTCTGGGCTAATTTTTGGGGGTGGTAAAGCCTGCATCCAACACTTTACTTTACGCTTTATTCTTAACAGTAAAGGTTATATCCCCAGCAACTATGCCCACTTTCTTGACTATGGCACTGAACGCATCTTTTTACAAAAAGTTGGGGGTGGTTACATTTTTGTTCATCGAATGCTGCTCGAACATTTTGCTCAGATAGCGTCAGTACCTGTTCAATCAACGATCGCACCAAATCTTCAGTTTATTGACAGGAATAATATACCAGTTGAACCTGATTTAACTAATGTTGGTAATAGCGCTTCTCAGCCTCCAACTCCAGTTCAAAATCATCTTGTATGTATTAATTGTGGTAACAATAATCCGTCTAATTTCAAATTCTGCTCCAAGTGTGGGACACCATTGATTAAACCATCTATCTAA
- a CDS encoding M20 family metallopeptidase: protein MISTFPNAQSVNLSRVRLDIRSLQPQLVEWRRRLHQQPELGFQEKLTAEFVSHKLQEWGIEHETGIAQTGIVATIKGGKIDSGKVLAIRADMDALPIQELNEVPYKSQHDGVMHACGHDGHTAIALGTAYYLQQHRQNFGGTVKIIFQPAEEGPGGAKPMIEAGVLKNPDVDAIIGLHLWNNLPLGTVGVRAGALMAAVECFKCTILGKGGHGAMPHQTIDSIVVAAQIVNALQTIVSRNVDPIDSAVVTVGELHAGTKLNIIPDTARMSGTIRYFKPDLKGFFQKRIEQIIAGVCQSHGASYDLEYWELYPPTINDAGMAEFVRSQAEQVIETPLGVVPECQTMGGEDMSYFLQAVPGCYFFLGSANPAKDLAYPHHHPRFDFDETALPMGVEIFVRCVEKFLS, encoded by the coding sequence ATGATTTCCACATTTCCCAACGCTCAGAGTGTAAATTTATCTCGCGTCCGCCTGGATATTAGATCGCTACAACCTCAACTTGTAGAATGGCGACGCAGGCTGCATCAACAACCAGAGTTAGGTTTTCAAGAAAAACTCACTGCTGAGTTTGTTTCACACAAGTTGCAGGAATGGGGAATTGAGCATGAAACGGGTATTGCTCAAACTGGAATTGTGGCAACAATCAAAGGTGGTAAAATTGATAGTGGGAAAGTCTTGGCAATTCGCGCAGATATGGACGCTTTGCCAATTCAAGAACTTAACGAAGTGCCATATAAATCGCAACATGATGGGGTAATGCACGCTTGCGGTCATGATGGACATACAGCGATCGCTTTAGGTACAGCTTATTATCTTCAACAACATCGCCAAAACTTCGGCGGTACTGTAAAAATTATCTTTCAACCAGCGGAAGAAGGACCCGGAGGTGCAAAGCCGATGATTGAAGCTGGGGTACTAAAAAACCCTGATGTCGATGCAATTATCGGTTTGCATTTATGGAATAATTTGCCTTTGGGAACTGTCGGTGTCCGCGCTGGAGCATTAATGGCAGCGGTAGAATGCTTTAAATGCACGATTTTGGGCAAAGGTGGACACGGGGCAATGCCTCATCAAACGATTGATTCTATCGTGGTTGCTGCCCAAATAGTCAACGCTTTACAAACTATTGTCTCACGCAACGTCGATCCAATAGATTCGGCGGTGGTGACAGTTGGAGAACTTCACGCAGGAACCAAGCTGAATATTATTCCCGATACGGCAAGGATGAGTGGGACGATACGTTATTTTAAACCTGATTTAAAAGGCTTTTTCCAAAAGCGAATTGAGCAAATTATCGCCGGCGTTTGTCAGAGTCATGGTGCGAGTTATGACTTAGAATATTGGGAACTATACCCACCAACTATCAACGATGCAGGGATGGCAGAATTTGTGCGATCGCAAGCCGAACAAGTGATAGAAACTCCTCTCGGAGTTGTCCCAGAATGTCAAACAATGGGCGGCGAAGATATGTCATACTTCTTACAAGCCGTTCCGGGTTGTTATTTCTTCCTCGGTTCTGCGAACCCCGCAAAAGACTTAGCATATCCGCATCATCATCCCCGCTTTGATTTTGACGAAACTGCTTTACCAATGGGTGTAGAAATCTTCGTCCGCTGCGTCGAAAAATTTCTATCGTAG
- a CDS encoding GGDEF domain-containing response regulator: protein MDSPKILVVEDEKVLAVDIRNRLQNLGYTVPDITDSGEEAIKKVAETHPHLVLIDICLSGKINGVQVADIIQNNFDIPVLYLTEYSQEPTLHKQQLTEPFSYILKPIAERDLHVAVEMALYKHEIEKKLEEKHQQLTAIINSMGCAVVVCDTNGCVQIMNPVAEQLTGWKQNEAIGKDLTEVFSLIDNEMNEPIENLAKLAIKADAVLSLPENCTLIAKDGRQIAIGDSVAPIRDDDGKITGAVLVCQDISKRKHKEAQLLRNAFYDGLTALPNRILFTDRLRQAIERSKRRNDYHFAVLFLDLDGFKAINDRFGHQMGDNFLVAIARRLELCLRGGDTVARFGGDEFAILLEEIKDVSDAINVAKRIHESLALPLNLNGHDIICTASIGIALSGSKHNEPESLLRDADIAMYRAKHQGKARYGIFDEAMTR from the coding sequence ATGGACAGTCCGAAAATCCTAGTTGTTGAGGACGAAAAAGTCCTAGCCGTAGATATTAGAAACAGATTACAAAACTTAGGATACACTGTTCCGGATATCACTGATTCTGGTGAGGAAGCAATAAAGAAGGTAGCAGAAACTCATCCACATTTAGTGTTAATTGATATCTGCTTGTCAGGAAAAATCAATGGAGTGCAAGTGGCAGACATCATTCAGAATAATTTCGACATACCTGTGTTATATTTGACCGAGTATTCGCAAGAGCCGACATTACATAAACAGCAATTAACTGAACCCTTTAGTTACATTCTCAAACCAATTGCAGAAAGAGACTTACATGTTGCGGTAGAAATGGCTCTTTATAAGCACGAGATTGAAAAGAAATTAGAGGAAAAACATCAGCAATTGACTGCAATTATTAATAGTATGGGCTGTGCCGTAGTTGTATGTGATACAAATGGGTGTGTCCAAATTATGAATCCTGTAGCAGAACAGCTAACTGGATGGAAGCAAAATGAAGCAATTGGTAAAGATTTAACCGAAGTTTTTAGTTTGATTGACAACGAGATGAACGAGCCAATAGAAAATTTAGCAAAACTTGCAATAAAAGCGGATGCAGTTTTGAGTTTACCGGAAAACTGTACCCTGATAGCAAAAGATGGCAGACAAATAGCGATTGGGGATAGTGTTGCACCCATCCGGGATGATGATGGGAAAATAACTGGTGCGGTTTTAGTTTGTCAAGACATCAGTAAACGCAAGCACAAAGAAGCGCAACTGCTCCGCAATGCATTTTATGATGGGCTAACAGCACTACCAAATCGCATTTTATTTACAGATAGACTCAGACAAGCAATTGAGCGAAGCAAGCGACGCAACGATTATCATTTTGCGGTTTTATTTTTGGATTTAGACGGCTTCAAAGCAATTAACGATCGCTTTGGGCATCAAATGGGAGATAATTTCTTAGTAGCGATCGCTCGACGATTGGAATTATGCTTGCGTGGTGGTGATACTGTCGCTCGATTTGGTGGTGATGAGTTTGCTATTCTTTTAGAAGAAATTAAAGACGTTAGCGATGCTATCAATGTTGCCAAACGCATTCATGAGTCTTTAGCATTGCCACTTAACCTTAATGGACATGACATAATTTGTACAGCCAGCATTGGCATAGCTTTAAGTGGTAGCAAGCATAATGAACCAGAAAGTCTGCTACGAGATGCTGATATCGCTATGTACCGCGCCAAGCACCAAGGTAAGGCTCGTTATGGTATATTTGATGAAGCTATGACTCGTTAG
- the folB gene encoding dihydroneopterin aldolase, translating to MDSIHLTGIRCYGYTGYLAEEQILGQWFEVDVKLWLDISTAAKTDAIEDTVDYRSVITKVQHLVKTSKFALIERLVATIADSILIECDRVSQVQVTLSKPAAPIPDFGGKITIELTRSKSNPF from the coding sequence ATGGACTCGATTCATTTAACGGGAATTCGCTGCTATGGCTATACTGGCTATCTGGCTGAGGAACAAATACTAGGACAATGGTTTGAGGTGGATGTAAAATTATGGTTAGATATCTCCACAGCGGCTAAAACTGACGCGATTGAAGACACTGTGGATTATCGCAGCGTTATCACCAAAGTGCAACATTTAGTAAAGACATCTAAGTTTGCTTTGATAGAACGTTTAGTAGCGACGATCGCCGATTCTATTCTCATTGAATGCGATCGCGTCTCACAGGTGCAAGTCACTTTAAGCAAACCCGCTGCACCCATTCCCGACTTTGGCGGCAAAATTACCATTGAACTGACTAGAAGTAAGTCCAATCCATTTTAG
- the bioD gene encoding dethiobiotin synthase, with amino-acid sequence MNTLLITGTDTEAGKTVFTTALAAYWQTYYPQRRLGIMKPIQSGEGDRELYQKLFSLDQSASEITPLYFQAPLAPPIAAARENREVDLKLVWQTLEKVRSRHDILLIEALGGLGSPVTSELTVADLAGEWRLPTVLIVPVKLGAIAQAVANVALARQCRVHLIGIVLNCVEPRTSAQIADWTPPQLIQSLTNTPVLGCVPYLGNTSDFEKMAQVISNLDLETLTICS; translated from the coding sequence ATGAATACATTACTAATTACGGGAACGGATACCGAAGCTGGTAAAACTGTTTTTACAACAGCGTTGGCAGCATATTGGCAAACATATTATCCGCAGCGACGCTTGGGAATTATGAAGCCGATTCAATCGGGTGAAGGCGATCGCGAACTTTATCAAAAGCTGTTTTCTTTAGATCAATCTGCGTCAGAAATTACACCTTTGTATTTTCAAGCACCTCTGGCGCCACCGATTGCCGCTGCACGCGAAAATCGAGAAGTGGATTTAAAGCTAGTGTGGCAAACTTTGGAAAAAGTGCGATCGCGTCATGATATTCTTTTAATAGAAGCTTTGGGCGGATTAGGCTCACCCGTAACTTCGGAGTTGACGGTAGCAGATTTAGCAGGGGAATGGCGTTTGCCGACGGTATTGATAGTACCTGTGAAATTGGGAGCGATCGCCCAAGCTGTAGCGAATGTAGCATTAGCTAGACAATGCCGCGTGCATTTAATTGGTATTGTCCTCAACTGCGTCGAACCGCGAACATCAGCGCAAATTGCCGACTGGACACCACCACAATTGATTCAATCATTGACTAATACGCCTGTTTTAGGTTGCGTGCCTTACTTAGGAAATACATCTGATTTTGAAAAAATGGCACAGGTAATATCAAATTTAGATTTGGAAACTTTAACTATCTGCTCGTAA
- a CDS encoding sugar O-acetyltransferase, translated as MEKTEKQKMLAGELYLATDPELASENKRACRLLRQYNLTTEEQPEQRSQILQELFGKVGEKIQIVPPFHCDYGSNIYAGNNFYMNYNCVILDCNTVHIGDNVLCAPNVQIYTAYHPTEPEIRLSGRELATPIKIGNNVWIGGGAIICPGVTIGDNTTIGAGSVVVKDIPENVVAAGNPCRIIRHLSENGEWGIGNGE; from the coding sequence ATGGAAAAAACCGAAAAACAGAAAATGCTCGCAGGTGAGTTATATTTAGCGACAGATCCAGAATTAGCTAGCGAAAATAAACGCGCATGTCGTCTGTTAAGACAGTACAACTTAACCACAGAAGAACAGCCAGAACAGCGAAGCCAAATTTTGCAAGAATTGTTTGGTAAAGTGGGGGAGAAAATTCAAATTGTGCCGCCATTTCACTGCGATTATGGCAGTAATATTTATGCAGGCAACAATTTTTATATGAACTATAACTGTGTAATTTTAGACTGTAATACAGTCCACATTGGCGATAATGTTTTATGCGCTCCTAACGTGCAAATTTACACAGCTTACCACCCTACAGAACCGGAAATTCGTCTTTCTGGTAGAGAACTTGCTACCCCGATTAAAATTGGCAATAATGTCTGGATTGGTGGTGGTGCAATTATTTGTCCGGGAGTAACAATAGGTGATAACACTACCATTGGTGCTGGTAGTGTGGTTGTAAAAGATATACCAGAAAATGTCGTAGCTGCGGGTAATCCCTGCCGTATTATTCGGCATTTATCTGAGAATGGGGAATGGGGAATAGGGAATGGGGAATAG
- a CDS encoding calcium-binding protein, protein MSSVEKDQSREDRIETEIIADAEDKEERAMGWYYYLDDTLNVPFNAKWKKKPRGKSATVEEKTVEVLGMAPEDECERDMLLEVVYVGGKDEDVFTAKLSEIEAIDADSETTEAIADWHYWLARGYKF, encoded by the coding sequence ATGTCAAGCGTTGAAAAAGACCAAAGCCGCGAGGATCGCATTGAAACTGAGATAATTGCCGATGCCGAAGACAAAGAAGAACGAGCGATGGGTTGGTACTATTATCTTGACGATACCTTAAACGTTCCATTTAACGCCAAGTGGAAAAAGAAGCCACGCGGTAAATCAGCCACCGTGGAAGAGAAAACAGTCGAAGTGCTGGGAATGGCACCAGAAGACGAGTGCGAGCGTGATATGTTGTTAGAAGTGGTTTATGTTGGTGGTAAAGATGAAGATGTGTTTACTGCCAAGCTATCGGAAATAGAAGCGATTGATGCTGATAGCGAAACCACTGAAGCGATCGCTGATTGGCACTATTGGCTAGCCAGAGGATACAAATTTTAA
- a CDS encoding CHAT domain-containing protein encodes MKKILILSANPRNTDWLRLDEEIREIKTALRRSKYRDNFEVITEGAVRIDDLRRALLDCEPQIVHFSGHGTGNNGILKNNSGELQQQREAYRLNSPSGGIALENNSGEMQLVSTKSLADLFNTFQNTIECVLLNACYSEVQAEEIHKHIYCVIGMERSIRDDAAIKFAQGFYDAIGAGRNYEDAFQLGCNNIDLNGIPQSLIISIKINKDIGIILSSNKNSKDKEEKSNMADQRTINIGSGNYNERIEGNYVQGNYYASSEKQSLTEVAAEIQKLLEQLDKSYPADTTLGKMQIAAETIKSIENNPSLKERILSVLKASSVQAFGQLLNHPAASFVIAALEDWQKTKGN; translated from the coding sequence ATGAAAAAAATTCTAATTTTATCAGCTAATCCGAGAAACACAGATTGGCTACGTTTAGATGAGGAAATTCGGGAAATAAAAACAGCGTTGAGACGTTCCAAATATCGAGATAATTTTGAAGTTATTACTGAGGGGGCTGTTCGGATTGATGATTTGCGTCGTGCTTTGTTAGATTGCGAACCACAGATTGTGCATTTCTCTGGGCATGGAACAGGAAATAATGGCATTTTGAAAAATAACTCCGGAGAATTACAACAACAGCGGGAAGCTTATCGTTTAAATTCACCTTCAGGAGGTATAGCTTTAGAGAATAACTCTGGGGAAATGCAATTGGTAAGTACAAAATCACTAGCAGACTTATTTAATACTTTTCAAAACACAATTGAATGCGTGCTACTCAATGCTTGTTATTCAGAAGTCCAGGCTGAAGAAATTCATAAGCATATTTATTGCGTTATTGGCATGGAACGTTCTATACGAGATGATGCAGCAATTAAATTTGCCCAAGGATTTTATGATGCGATCGGTGCTGGGAGAAACTATGAGGATGCTTTTCAGCTAGGCTGTAATAATATTGACTTAAATGGCATTCCCCAGTCTTTAATTATTAGCATCAAAATTAACAAAGATATAGGCATTATACTTTCTAGTAATAAAAATTCCAAAGATAAGGAAGAAAAATCTAATATGGCTGATCAACGCACTATCAACATAGGAAGCGGTAACTACAACGAGCGCATTGAAGGCAATTATGTACAAGGTAATTATTATGCTAGTAGTGAAAAGCAAAGCCTTACTGAAGTTGCTGCTGAAATTCAAAAACTACTTGAACAACTAGACAAATCTTACCCTGCTGATACCACCTTGGGTAAAATGCAAATAGCTGCCGAAACTATTAAGAGTATTGAAAATAATCCCTCTTTAAAAGAGAGGATACTTAGTGTATTGAAAGCAAGTAGTGTGCAGGCTTTTGGGCAATTGCTCAATCATCCAGCAGCTAGCTTTGTCATTGCTGCTTTGGAAGATTGGCAGAAAACTAAGGGTAATTAA